Proteins found in one Betaproteobacteria bacterium genomic segment:
- a CDS encoding Ldh family oxidoreductase: MPLVSISDLIALAATALCRAGAAPSMARATARALVHAEASGVPTHGLARLALYCGHLRTGRAQGTAVPRIVRSHAGCCLIDAGGGLAYEALALAAAEAVPRAKQCGIALAGVTGSHHAGVMAYHLQPMSEAGMVGLAFTNSPAAINPWGGKRPLFGTNPIAAVFPRRDGPPLLIDLSLTEVVRGKIMLHAEHGKPIPLGWALDRDGNPTTDAKAALTGSLAAIGGAKGTMLALTVELLCCALTGAAFGFENDSFFEPGDPARIGHALAAIDPDAVAGREVFLDRIEALVAAMTADAGVRLPGSRRHAALATARAEGVTLSDSLLAQIRQLAA, from the coding sequence GTGCCGCTCGTTTCGATCTCCGATCTGATTGCTCTCGCGGCGACAGCGCTGTGCCGCGCCGGCGCAGCGCCGAGCATGGCGCGCGCAACGGCTAGAGCGCTCGTGCACGCCGAAGCGAGCGGCGTTCCCACCCACGGGCTCGCACGCCTCGCACTCTACTGCGGACACTTGCGCACGGGACGCGCGCAAGGAACGGCGGTGCCGCGCATCGTGCGCAGCCACGCAGGTTGTTGCCTGATCGATGCCGGCGGCGGGCTCGCTTATGAGGCTCTGGCGCTGGCTGCGGCCGAGGCGGTCCCGCGTGCGAAGCAGTGCGGCATCGCGCTTGCGGGTGTGACCGGCAGCCACCACGCCGGCGTCATGGCCTACCATCTGCAGCCCATGTCCGAGGCCGGGATGGTGGGACTTGCCTTCACCAACTCGCCGGCGGCCATCAACCCGTGGGGCGGCAAGCGGCCGCTCTTCGGCACCAACCCGATCGCTGCCGTGTTCCCGCGCCGCGATGGGCCGCCGCTCCTGATCGATCTGTCGCTCACCGAGGTCGTGCGCGGCAAGATCATGCTGCATGCCGAGCACGGCAAGCCTATTCCGCTCGGCTGGGCGCTGGATCGAGACGGCAATCCGACCACCGACGCGAAAGCCGCGCTTACCGGAAGCCTCGCCGCCATCGGCGGCGCGAAAGGGACCATGCTGGCGCTCACGGTCGAGCTCCTGTGCTGCGCCCTGACCGGCGCCGCGTTCGGCTTCGAAAACGACTCGTTCTTCGAGCCCGGCGATCCCGCGCGGATCGGACATGCCCTGGCTGCCATCGATCCGGACGCCGTGGCTGGACGCGAAGTATTCTTGGACCGGATCGAGGCCCTGGTTGCGGCCATGACGGCGGACGCAGGCGTGCGGCTTCCCGGCTCGCGCCGCCACGCGGCGCTTGCGACGGCTCGAGCCGAAGGTGTCACGCTGTCCGATTCGCTTCTCGCGCAGATCCGGCAACTTGCTGCCTAG
- a CDS encoding GHKL domain-containing protein — MQKTQPSGLLQQPIAASGPESRPAAIWSLQEWELAIVFVGLYLVLERVSFIHPSASIGITPWNPQIALALGLVLIRGLRAAPALLLAMLISEALVRQTPAPVGTVVVGALIMTLGYTAAGMALSRRLSVRGRIRSLRDFAWMLGILSIAPLLIGSVYVGSHAVFGLAEWSAFPEALLRYWIGDVVGVLALMPFFLVLADRNGRRKVAAMLPRWETLVQLVSTVAILGAVFAFLPGGHVKYFFVLFLPLIWIAARQGLVGAAAGLAFVQVGLIVVAQASGTEVGTLLELQARMLGLSVTGLLLGVVVDERERAQESLRQSLRLAAAGEMAAALAHEVNQPLTALVTYGRACQHMLARTPPDVLQLEQTVGKITEQAQRVGAIVKRLRDFLRSGTMNLERLAPGEFLEAMRTVFAQEAKADGIALNLKIEPDLPRILVDRLELEIVFRNLLANALDSIREARPVRREIKLMAADREGGFVQLSVIDSGPGIPPSLRDKLFLPFSTSKSHGMGLGLAISRAIVKAHGGRLWVEPTDYGSFHLTLPTLTGETDDSDS; from the coding sequence ATGCAGAAAACCCAGCCCTCCGGATTGTTGCAGCAACCGATCGCCGCCTCGGGTCCCGAGTCGCGGCCGGCAGCGATCTGGTCGTTGCAGGAATGGGAACTGGCGATCGTCTTCGTCGGGTTGTATCTCGTTCTGGAGCGCGTCAGCTTCATCCACCCGTCGGCCTCCATCGGCATCACGCCCTGGAATCCACAGATCGCGTTGGCTCTCGGCCTGGTGCTGATCCGGGGGTTGCGCGCTGCACCGGCTCTGCTGCTCGCCATGCTGATATCCGAGGCCCTGGTGCGGCAGACGCCGGCGCCGGTGGGCACGGTCGTGGTGGGCGCCCTCATCATGACCCTCGGCTACACCGCTGCCGGCATGGCGTTGTCGCGCCGTCTGTCGGTGCGCGGGCGCATTCGCAGCCTGCGCGATTTCGCCTGGATGCTCGGGATCCTGTCGATTGCGCCGTTGCTGATCGGCAGCGTGTACGTCGGCAGCCATGCCGTGTTCGGTCTGGCGGAGTGGTCCGCTTTTCCCGAGGCGTTGCTGCGCTACTGGATCGGCGATGTCGTCGGCGTGCTCGCCTTGATGCCCTTCTTTCTCGTCCTGGCCGACCGCAACGGCCGGCGCAAGGTCGCCGCAATGCTGCCGCGCTGGGAAACGCTGGTCCAGCTGGTCAGTACCGTCGCCATATTGGGCGCCGTGTTCGCCTTTCTGCCGGGCGGGCACGTCAAGTACTTCTTCGTTCTGTTCCTGCCGCTCATCTGGATCGCGGCCCGGCAGGGCTTGGTGGGAGCGGCCGCGGGGCTCGCATTCGTCCAGGTCGGGCTCATCGTCGTGGCCCAGGCGAGCGGCACGGAAGTCGGCACGTTGCTGGAGCTGCAGGCGCGCATGCTGGGTCTGAGCGTCACCGGGCTGCTGCTCGGCGTGGTGGTGGACGAACGCGAACGCGCGCAGGAGAGCCTGCGCCAATCGCTGCGGCTGGCCGCGGCCGGCGAGATGGCTGCCGCCTTGGCGCACGAAGTCAACCAGCCCCTCACCGCGTTGGTGACTTACGGGCGCGCCTGCCAGCACATGCTGGCGCGCACGCCGCCCGATGTGCTGCAGCTGGAGCAGACGGTCGGCAAGATCACCGAGCAGGCGCAGCGCGTCGGCGCGATCGTCAAGCGCCTGCGCGACTTCCTGCGCAGCGGCACGATGAATCTGGAGCGTCTTGCGCCCGGCGAGTTCCTCGAAGCCATGCGGACCGTGTTCGCCCAGGAGGCCAAGGCCGACGGCATCGCGCTCAACCTCAAGATCGAGCCCGATCTGCCGCGCATCCTGGTCGATCGCCTGGAGCTCGAGATCGTGTTCCGCAATCTGCTCGCCAACGCCCTGGACTCGATTCGCGAAGCACGGCCGGTGCGCCGCGAGATCAAGCTCATGGCGGCGGACCGCGAAGGCGGCTTCGTGCAGTTGAGCGTGATCGATTCCGGTCCTGGCATTCCTCCGTCGCTACGCGACAAATTGTTCCTGCCGTTCTCGACGTCCAAGTCGCACGGCATGGGTCTCGGTCTCGCGATCAGCCGCGCGATCGTCAAGGCGCATGGCGGCCGGCTCTGGGTGGAGCCGACCGATTACGGGTCGTTTCATTTGACTTTGCCCACCCTGACAGGAGAAACCGATGACAGCGACAGTTGA
- a CDS encoding glutamate--cysteine ligase produces the protein MPAFKAGRALSMGVELELQLVNLRDFDLTRGAESLLSVLARSPRANNVKPEITESMIEVNSEVHTRHDDLLRDLAEVRAELCAAAEKLNIGIAGGGAHPFHHWAQRRIFPTERFSALSELYGYLAKQFTVFGQHIHIGCAGADEAIHLTRQMARFIPHLIALAAASPFSQGEDTAFDSSRLHAVSVFPLSGHMPPVADWQAFTRYFDRMAGFGIVRSMKDFYWDVRPKPEFGTIEIRVCDTPLDIETAAAIAAFAQTLCAWLEDQRGTQEDAAEDSNVYDYNRFQACRFGFAAQIADVRSGRSVSLRSEILAILERLGACAERLGSERALAFLRARATAELNDAQWMRTLNARNGSLADVVRAMCERWCGRESPGSR, from the coding sequence CTGCCCGCATTCAAAGCAGGTCGAGCGCTGAGCATGGGTGTCGAGCTGGAATTGCAGCTCGTCAACCTGCGCGATTTCGACCTCACACGCGGCGCCGAAAGTCTGCTTTCTGTGCTTGCCAGGAGCCCGCGTGCGAACAACGTCAAGCCCGAGATCACCGAGAGCATGATCGAGGTGAACAGCGAGGTGCACACGCGCCACGACGATCTGTTGCGCGATCTCGCCGAGGTCCGAGCCGAGCTGTGCGCGGCGGCGGAGAAGCTCAATATCGGTATCGCCGGCGGCGGCGCGCATCCCTTTCACCATTGGGCGCAGCGCAGGATCTTCCCCACCGAGCGCTTCTCCGCGCTGTCCGAGCTCTACGGTTATCTCGCCAAGCAGTTCACCGTGTTCGGCCAGCACATCCATATCGGCTGCGCCGGCGCCGACGAGGCGATTCATCTTACGCGCCAGATGGCACGCTTCATTCCCCACCTGATCGCGCTCGCCGCGGCCTCGCCTTTTTCGCAAGGCGAGGATACGGCCTTCGACAGCTCCCGCCTGCACGCCGTCTCGGTCTTCCCGCTCTCGGGCCACATGCCGCCCGTTGCGGATTGGCAGGCATTCACGCGCTACTTCGATCGCATGGCGGGGTTCGGGATCGTGCGCAGCATGAAGGACTTCTATTGGGACGTGCGGCCCAAACCCGAATTCGGCACGATCGAGATCCGCGTCTGCGATACGCCGCTCGACATCGAAACCGCGGCGGCGATCGCGGCGTTTGCGCAGACCCTGTGCGCATGGCTCGAGGATCAGCGCGGTACGCAGGAGGACGCAGCCGAGGATTCCAACGTCTACGACTACAACCGGTTCCAGGCCTGCCGCTTCGGATTTGCGGCGCAGATTGCCGATGTCCGCAGCGGCAGGTCGGTGAGCCTGCGCAGCGAAATCCTCGCGATACTGGAGCGGCTCGGCGCTTGCGCCGAGCGCCTGGGCAGCGAACGCGCGCTGGCTTTTCTGCGCGCCAGGGCCACGGCGGAGCTCAACGATGCGCAATGGATGCGCACCCTGAACGCCCGCAATGGTTCGCTCGCCGATGTCGTACGGGCGATGTGCGAGCGCTGGTGCGGCAGGGAAAGCCCGGGATCGCGTTAG
- the folB gene encoding dihydroneopterin aldolase, whose amino-acid sequence MDTIFISELKLDTLIGIYAWEHEVPQTIQLDVELAVDASRCARSGRIADTVDYSRVVTRIRETLAKRHFTLIEKLAEELAAMILREFDTPWVRITVAKLAALRSVKKLGLTIERGVRP is encoded by the coding sequence ATGGACACCATCTTCATATCCGAGCTCAAGCTCGACACGCTGATCGGCATTTACGCGTGGGAGCACGAGGTGCCACAGACGATCCAGCTCGACGTGGAGCTCGCGGTCGATGCGAGCCGGTGTGCGCGCTCGGGGCGCATCGCCGACACGGTGGATTATTCCAGAGTGGTAACGCGCATCCGCGAAACGCTCGCGAAGCGGCATTTCACGCTGATCGAAAAGCTCGCCGAGGAGCTGGCGGCGATGATTCTGCGCGAGTTCGATACGCCCTGGGTGCGCATCACGGTGGCGAAGCTCGCGGCGTTGCGCAGCGTGAAGAAACTCGGCCTCACCATCGAGCGCGGCGTTCGCCCCTGA
- a CDS encoding methylated-DNA--[protein]-cysteine S-methyltransferase, which produces MKRSTAAERDADPASWRWQAVVAAPFGYVGIRTGSDQVTEVRYLGTKAKRLDPLDATAREACAQIAAYLANPRHHFDVPYVLEGTAFQVSVWRAIAAIASGRTRTYGELATALGTAARAVGGACGSNPVPLVVPCHRVVAAGGRIGGFMHSRATGPLSIKQWLLRHEGWR; this is translated from the coding sequence ATGAAGCGCAGCACGGCGGCCGAGCGCGATGCGGATCCGGCAAGCTGGCGCTGGCAGGCCGTGGTGGCTGCGCCGTTCGGTTACGTCGGCATTCGCACCGGTAGCGATCAGGTGACCGAAGTCAGGTACCTCGGGACAAAGGCGAAGCGTCTGGATCCGCTGGATGCGACTGCCCGCGAAGCCTGCGCCCAGATCGCGGCTTACCTGGCGAATCCCAGGCACCATTTCGATGTGCCCTACGTGCTCGAGGGCACGGCGTTCCAGGTGAGCGTATGGCGAGCGATCGCGGCGATTGCGAGCGGCCGCACGCGTACTTACGGCGAGCTCGCCACCGCGCTCGGGACTGCGGCGCGAGCGGTGGGCGGAGCGTGCGGGTCGAATCCGGTGCCGCTGGTCGTGCCCTGCCACCGGGTCGTAGCCGCGGGCGGGCGCATCGGCGGTTTCATGCACTCGCGTGCGACCGGCCCCTTGTCGATCAAGCAATGGCTGCTGCGGCATGAAGGCTGGCGTTGA
- a CDS encoding alpha/beta fold hydrolase, producing MLPRLRPVWRHVALCVLITTLAAGCERAPVHPALREAELPELIATYKFVFGRHGLDGFSFSPDGSRLRWSGPSRWGRRLHVRNPDGSVHVYRVGGSGTHWSADGRRLLILDDKSGAENHHLYSLELDDPDAELRDLTPYPGVRVWLYRILDSDPQHVLVLHNRRDRNVRDLYRIDLATGAEELVAANPGDGVTPVTDAQGAVLGWRKSEVAARPRGKPRSAELRARSALSRESEDVTRAVGVSPDHRKAWVLSNKGRDRMALFEVDTASGVGALVHEEAGADVGRVVASKVSGAPLTVSTNADYPHTRILDPGLEADLKPLLDEYAGVRFGFDIVSMDAAEKRLVIGVFTHADRRYYLLDRMRKTHEPLGDSDANGLGRLLTVPEAVEFQARDGLAIPAYLVRPPGTGDKKRLPLVVLVHGGPWSRVVWSDPGHSEDLLRAHFLANRGYAVLAINFRGSTGYGRSFLTAAVGEMGGRMQDDLVDGVRWAIEKGIADPARVAVMGHSYGGYASLMALAREPELFACGIDIAGPTDLVSLIEDFPPYWELELSYWYNYVGDPAVPVDRARMEKVSPLNWADRIERPVLIVQGENDVRVRAEQSARMVEALRSRGRHVQYVTVPEMGHSMGYWAHHLRVLRATETFLSDCLGGRAARFDPLEWAARLSGRLPLFD from the coding sequence TTGCTGCCTAGACTGCGTCCGGTATGGCGGCACGTCGCGCTGTGCGTGCTGATCACGACGCTCGCCGCCGGCTGCGAGCGCGCCCCGGTGCATCCGGCGCTGCGCGAAGCCGAGCTGCCCGAGCTCATTGCGACCTACAAGTTCGTATTCGGGCGTCACGGGCTCGACGGATTTTCCTTCTCTCCCGACGGCAGCCGGCTGCGCTGGAGCGGGCCGTCCAGGTGGGGCCGGCGCTTGCACGTGCGCAACCCCGACGGCTCGGTGCACGTGTATCGCGTCGGCGGCAGCGGCACGCATTGGTCGGCGGACGGCCGGCGGCTGCTGATCCTGGACGACAAGTCGGGCGCGGAAAACCACCACCTGTACAGCCTGGAGCTGGATGATCCCGATGCCGAGCTGCGCGATCTGACGCCGTATCCCGGTGTGCGCGTGTGGCTCTATCGCATCCTGGATTCGGATCCGCAGCACGTGCTGGTGCTGCACAACCGGCGCGATCGCAACGTGCGCGATCTCTATCGGATCGATCTCGCCACTGGCGCCGAGGAACTGGTCGCCGCCAATCCAGGCGACGGCGTCACACCTGTAACCGATGCGCAGGGCGCCGTTCTCGGCTGGCGCAAGTCCGAGGTCGCCGCGCGCCCGCGGGGTAAGCCACGCTCGGCGGAACTGCGCGCGCGCTCGGCGTTGTCGCGCGAGAGCGAGGACGTGACCCGCGCGGTCGGTGTATCGCCGGATCACCGCAAGGCCTGGGTGCTGAGCAACAAGGGCCGCGACCGCATGGCGCTGTTCGAAGTCGATACGGCGAGCGGCGTGGGTGCGCTCGTGCACGAGGAGGCGGGCGCCGACGTGGGCCGGGTCGTGGCCAGCAAGGTGAGCGGTGCACCGCTCACCGTCAGCACCAACGCGGATTATCCGCACACGCGCATCCTCGACCCGGGGCTCGAGGCCGACCTGAAACCCCTGCTGGACGAATACGCCGGCGTGCGTTTCGGCTTCGACATCGTGTCCATGGACGCGGCCGAAAAGCGTCTCGTGATCGGCGTATTCACCCACGCGGATCGGCGCTACTACCTGCTCGATCGCATGCGGAAAACCCACGAGCCGCTGGGCGACAGCGACGCGAACGGGCTGGGGCGTCTGTTGACGGTGCCGGAAGCAGTCGAGTTCCAGGCCCGCGACGGTCTTGCGATTCCCGCCTACCTCGTGCGTCCGCCCGGGACAGGAGACAAGAAGCGGCTGCCCTTGGTGGTGCTGGTCCACGGCGGGCCTTGGTCGCGGGTGGTATGGTCGGATCCGGGTCACAGCGAGGATCTGCTGCGGGCGCACTTCCTCGCCAATCGCGGCTATGCCGTGCTTGCCATCAATTTCCGCGGCTCTACCGGCTATGGCCGTTCGTTCCTGACTGCGGCGGTGGGCGAGATGGGTGGACGCATGCAGGACGACCTCGTCGACGGCGTGCGCTGGGCGATCGAGAAAGGCATCGCCGACCCGGCACGGGTCGCGGTCATGGGCCACAGCTACGGCGGTTATGCGAGCTTGATGGCGCTCGCCCGGGAGCCGGAACTGTTCGCCTGCGGGATCGATATCGCCGGACCCACCGATCTCGTCAGTCTGATCGAGGATTTTCCGCCCTACTGGGAGCTCGAGCTCAGCTACTGGTACAACTACGTCGGCGATCCGGCCGTGCCGGTCGACCGGGCGCGCATGGAGAAGGTCTCGCCGCTCAACTGGGCGGACCGGATCGAACGCCCCGTGCTCATCGTGCAAGGCGAAAACGACGTGCGGGTTCGCGCCGAGCAATCCGCGCGGATGGTCGAAGCCCTGCGTAGCCGAGGACGGCACGTGCAGTACGTGACCGTTCCGGAGATGGGACATTCGATGGGCTATTGGGCGCACCACCTGCGCGTGTTGCGGGCAACGGAGACGTTTCTGTCCGATTGCCTCGGCGGACGGGCGGCGCGCTTCGATCCGCTCGAATGGGCGGCGCGATTGAGCGGACGGCTGCCGTTGTTCGACTGA
- the tsaD gene encoding tRNA (adenosine(37)-N6)-threonylcarbamoyltransferase complex transferase subunit TsaD, producing the protein MSFPSEDRCVLGIETSCDETGVALYSSRRGLLAHALHSQVALHARYGGVVPELASRDHVRRLLPLTHAVLEDARMQVAQIDAIAYTQGPGLAGALLVGASFAHALAYALDVPVLGIHHLEAHLLSPLMSSAAPAFPFVALLVSGGHSQLMRVAGLGDYRLLGETLDDAAGEAFDKTAKLLGLGYPGGPALSKLASRGTPGRYKLPRPMLASGDLDMSFSGLKTAVVTIARNVQLDARDKADLAAEFEQAVAEVLAGKALAAVRAEAAGDLVVAGGVGANARLRALLAARARDEGIAVHYPPLELCTDNGAMVAFAGAMRLAAGTARAPAAAERAFNVRPRWDLATLR; encoded by the coding sequence ATGTCCTTTCCCAGCGAGGACCGCTGCGTCCTCGGCATCGAGACGTCCTGCGACGAGACCGGCGTGGCACTTTATTCCAGCCGCCGCGGCCTGCTCGCCCATGCGCTCCATAGCCAGGTAGCGCTGCACGCCCGCTACGGCGGCGTGGTGCCGGAGCTCGCCTCGCGCGATCACGTGCGCCGGCTGCTGCCGCTCACGCATGCCGTGCTCGAGGACGCCCGCATGCAAGTCGCGCAGATCGATGCGATCGCCTACACGCAGGGGCCGGGACTTGCCGGCGCCCTGCTGGTCGGCGCTTCCTTCGCCCACGCGCTGGCCTATGCGCTGGACGTACCGGTACTCGGCATCCATCACCTCGAGGCGCACCTGCTCTCCCCGCTCATGAGCTCGGCCGCTCCCGCCTTCCCGTTCGTCGCTCTGCTCGTTTCGGGGGGCCATAGCCAGCTCATGCGGGTCGCGGGACTGGGCGATTACCGGCTTCTCGGCGAAACGCTCGATGATGCCGCGGGCGAAGCGTTCGACAAGACCGCGAAGCTGCTGGGCCTGGGCTATCCGGGAGGCCCGGCGCTGTCGAAACTGGCCAGCCGCGGCACGCCGGGACGCTACAAGCTGCCGCGGCCCATGCTCGCCAGCGGCGATCTCGACATGAGCTTCAGCGGGCTCAAGACGGCGGTCGTGACCATCGCGCGCAACGTGCAGCTCGACGCGCGCGACAAGGCGGATCTCGCTGCCGAATTCGAGCAGGCGGTGGCCGAAGTTCTGGCAGGTAAAGCATTGGCGGCGGTGCGCGCCGAGGCCGCGGGCGATCTGGTGGTCGCGGGCGGGGTGGGTGCCAATGCGCGCCTGCGCGCGCTGCTGGCGGCAAGAGCACGCGACGAAGGCATCGCCGTCCACTATCCGCCGCTCGAGCTCTGCACCGACAACGGGGCCATGGTCGCATTCGCCGGGGCCATGCGGCTGGCCGCAGGCACAGCGCGCGCGCCGGCCGCGGCGGAGCGCGCATTCAACGTCCGACCGCGCTGGGATTTGGCAACGCTGCGCTAG
- the plsY gene encoding glycerol-3-phosphate 1-O-acyltransferase PlsY, translated as MNPIVVAIAAYLIGSVSFAVVVSRALALPDPRSYGSGNPGATNVLRTGRRAAAVLTLIGDAGKGAVAVLLAREYGSDPTLAAGIAAVAVVLGHVFPLYHRFAGGKGVSTAAGVLFALNPWLGAGTLATWIAIAAFFRISSLAALIAATSAPVFTAMLYNVRHPYFAAVLMVAAILVLRHRSNIAKLLTGTEGRIGERAS; from the coding sequence ATGAACCCGATAGTCGTCGCCATCGCCGCCTATCTCATCGGTTCGGTGTCGTTCGCCGTGGTTGTGTCGCGAGCGCTCGCGCTACCCGATCCGCGCAGCTACGGCTCCGGCAATCCGGGAGCGACCAACGTGTTGCGCACCGGCCGCAGGGCCGCAGCCGTGCTCACGCTCATCGGCGACGCCGGCAAGGGGGCGGTTGCCGTCCTGCTGGCCCGGGAGTATGGCAGCGATCCGACGCTGGCGGCCGGCATTGCGGCCGTTGCCGTCGTGCTGGGCCACGTCTTTCCGCTCTATCATCGCTTCGCCGGCGGCAAGGGCGTTTCCACCGCGGCCGGCGTGCTGTTCGCGCTCAACCCCTGGCTCGGCGCCGGAACGCTGGCGACCTGGATCGCCATCGCGGCCTTCTTTCGCATCTCGTCGCTCGCCGCGCTCATCGCCGCCACCTCCGCCCCGGTGTTCACGGCGATGCTCTACAATGTACGCCACCCCTACTTCGCCGCGGTACTGATGGTCGCGGCCATTCTCGTCCTGCGCCACCGCTCCAACATCGCCAAGCTGCTTACCGGCACCGAGGGGCGCATCGGCGAACGGGCCTCCTGA
- the xerD gene encoding site-specific tyrosine recombinase XerD, which produces MKAGVDPAIDRFCDALWLEDGLARNTLESYRSDLEHFARWLGARRSRSLLEAGKAEVLGYLAHRVSQGTSARSSARLLSALKRFYRHAVRESLCAADPTVAIEAPKLARALPLTLSEADVEALLGAPDVSTDLGLRDRAMLETLYATGLRVSELVQLAVGQVSRDAGVVRVLGKGAKERLVPLGEEALDWIEHFLRAARPRLLAGRSADALFVTARGAAMTRQAFWHLIGRYARSAGIAQSVSPHVLRHAFATHLINHGADLRVVQMLLGHSDISTTQIYTHVARERLKQLHARHHPRG; this is translated from the coding sequence ATGAAGGCTGGCGTTGATCCCGCGATCGACCGCTTCTGCGACGCCTTGTGGCTCGAGGACGGGCTTGCACGCAATACGCTGGAGAGCTATCGCAGCGATCTCGAACACTTCGCCCGCTGGCTCGGTGCGCGGCGCAGCCGCAGCTTGCTCGAAGCCGGCAAGGCCGAAGTGCTCGGCTACCTGGCGCATCGGGTCTCGCAGGGCACCAGTGCGCGCAGCTCGGCCCGCCTGCTGTCGGCGCTCAAGCGCTTCTACCGCCACGCGGTCCGGGAAAGCTTATGCGCGGCCGATCCCACCGTGGCGATCGAGGCGCCGAAGCTCGCACGCGCGCTTCCGCTGACCCTGAGCGAGGCCGACGTGGAGGCGTTGCTCGGCGCACCGGACGTGAGCACCGACTTGGGACTGCGTGATCGCGCCATGCTGGAGACGCTTTATGCCACCGGCCTGCGCGTATCGGAGCTGGTGCAGCTCGCCGTCGGGCAGGTAAGCCGCGACGCCGGTGTGGTGCGCGTGCTCGGCAAGGGAGCCAAGGAGCGCCTGGTGCCTCTGGGCGAGGAGGCGCTCGACTGGATCGAGCACTTTCTGCGCGCCGCGCGACCGCGGTTACTGGCCGGGCGCAGTGCCGACGCTCTTTTCGTCACCGCTCGCGGCGCGGCGATGACGCGGCAGGCCTTTTGGCATTTGATCGGGCGCTATGCCCGCAGCGCGGGCATCGCACAGAGCGTCTCGCCGCACGTGCTGCGGCACGCCTTCGCCACTCATCTCATCAATCACGGCGCCGACCTGCGCGTGGTGCAGATGCTGCTCGGGCATAGCGACATCTCCACCACCCAGATCTACACGCACGTCGCGCGCGAACGGCTGAAGCAATTGCATGCGCGGCATCATCCGCGCGGCTGA
- a CDS encoding response regulator, giving the protein MTATVEQTVFIVDDDGAVRDALALLLGLKGYRTAIFSSAEDFLAAYRKDWRGCLVLDIKMSGMTGLDLQSRLASQNVEMPIVIITGHGDAASARQALKTGAVDFLEKPLDEEQLVAAVGSALERDAKRRAEKVVGDETSSRLARLTPRERQVMDLAAAGRHNREIGEALGISPRTVEVYKARLMEKLQARNLSELIRFALTADREHAI; this is encoded by the coding sequence ATGACAGCGACAGTTGAACAAACCGTGTTTATCGTCGACGACGATGGGGCGGTGCGCGATGCGCTTGCCTTGTTGCTCGGCTTGAAGGGCTATCGCACGGCGATCTTCAGCAGCGCCGAGGATTTTCTGGCCGCCTACCGCAAAGACTGGCGCGGCTGCCTCGTGCTCGACATCAAGATGAGCGGCATGACGGGCCTGGATCTGCAATCCCGGCTGGCATCCCAGAACGTCGAGATGCCGATCGTCATCATCACCGGGCACGGCGATGCGGCGTCAGCGCGCCAGGCACTCAAAACGGGTGCGGTCGACTTTCTCGAGAAGCCCCTCGATGAGGAGCAGCTGGTGGCGGCGGTGGGCTCGGCGCTGGAACGCGATGCGAAGCGGCGCGCCGAAAAAGTGGTGGGCGACGAGACCTCCTCGCGCCTGGCACGGCTCACGCCACGCGAGCGCCAGGTGATGGATCTTGCCGCGGCCGGTCGGCACAACCGCGAAATCGGCGAAGCGCTCGGCATCAGCCCGCGCACGGTGGAGGTGTACAAGGCGCGCCTGATGGAGAAGCTGCAGGCGCGCAATCTCTCCGAGCTCATTCGCTTCGCGCTCACGGCAGACCGCGAGCACGCGATCTGA